The genomic DNA GAGTACGGATATTCCGATCATCAGCTTGGACCGACATTTCGGGAAAAAGATTACATGTGTCACTTCAGATAACTATACCGGTGGTCGAATGGCCGTAAAGGAGCTTGTAAAGGCGGGGGTAACCAAGGTTGCCTATCTTGGAATTACTAGTTCTGTATATAGTGAAGTTTTGCTTCGCAAGAAAGGATTTATGGATGAAGCGGAGGCACAAGGAATTGAATACGTGACTTACGAAGAGCACGATGCTGTTTATGATGATGACACCTTCTTTTATGATTTCTTTAGCAAAAAAGAACACGAAGATGTAAATGGCATTTTTGCCAATACTGATCTGCTTGCAGCTAAATATATAGATAAAGCAAAACAAAAGGGAATTCTTATTCCTAAGGATGTAAAAGTGATCGGTTATGACGGCATTCAAGATAATAAGCTGTTTCGTCCATTTTTATCAACGATACGGCAACCAGTCGAAGAAATGGCAAGGATGTCTGTGGAGCTCCTATTAAGAAAGATTGAAGGAGAAACGTTAGACCAAGATATTTATCGAGTTCCGGTTATGTATAGAGAAGGAGAAACAACGTAAGTTTTTTTAGTCTTTAGAATGAAACGTTTCAAAAAGGTTGTACTCAACTCCCTATTAAGCTTAAAGGGGTTGGGGATTACTTTACTAACAAATTGAAACGTTTCAAAAATAATTATGAGATGCATAAAAAATTTTAAAACAGATTGGAAACGTTTCAACGGAGAGATTCATCTCAAAAAAACACATATAAGTGGG from Robertmurraya sp. FSL R5-0851 includes the following:
- a CDS encoding LacI family DNA-binding transcriptional regulator, with amino-acid sequence MPSIKDVADLAGVGVGTVSRVINKNPTVKPETREKVNAAIKKLNYIPNEVARNFKMQKSTMVALLLPSIWHPFFSEFAYYIEDALDKEGYKLMLCNSGGRPDKEIYYLDMLNQNKVAGIIGITYNEIEDSVSTDIPIISLDRHFGKKITCVTSDNYTGGRMAVKELVKAGVTKVAYLGITSSVYSEVLLRKKGFMDEAEAQGIEYVTYEEHDAVYDDDTFFYDFFSKKEHEDVNGIFANTDLLAAKYIDKAKQKGILIPKDVKVIGYDGIQDNKLFRPFLSTIRQPVEEMARMSVELLLRKIEGETLDQDIYRVPVMYREGETT